In a single window of the Silurus meridionalis isolate SWU-2019-XX chromosome 8, ASM1480568v1, whole genome shotgun sequence genome:
- the prox2 gene encoding prospero homeobox protein 2: MSLTPPDQSIHKPNEIYVEDSKADLMLPCFRRDMYEEPLSSYHNAPLISHLLRKTIHNKRSILNNNQLYMPATSTASSSMAESRSSVTETAQEDWSNLSSKDSQLELMSPGHTSSGLSTEPECPLSEHVQAKRARVENIIRGMASSPNDKSHAERESAENEVSRYDREVYKENKRKRKLPQHQEHNNAGISAKNHDANVSRDEECHKLRKQLQSMQRLLHQLQEKFLQMYDHGSSNSEEKGEQQDDHKLDMSMNSDHSGTLKHNDSIQLVEDLNLSSQKDQKNLKEMLKCELSRAINESVEMVFTKLSLILEDQSPQLRLCQSPECTSIEKQDHHACTIESPNFDNATKPRPVGCYESTPSHSPEHQTEALSLVVQKPPLNPLGSISHSVKRPYPLHQSPFQFSHSAPLHDSQILEHLLKYGPHANFSGISCLPPSLDRSSTDPMVLPWESIAMRSKVSSGHLGQHHRPGVLGQVAVDGLCLPHVKMECGELQSMAERSTFLSLNIQEGLTPNHLKKAKLMFFYTRYPSSNILKTFFPDVKFNRCITSQLIKWFSNFREFYYIQMEKFARQAIVDGVSDVKDMSVTRDSEVFRALNMHYNKANDFQVPDRFLEVAEITLHEFYTAISLSKDSDPSWKKAIYKIICKLDSEVPDEFKSPSYL; the protein is encoded by the exons atgaGTCTGACGCCACCAGACCAAAGCATTCATAAACCTAATGAGATCTATGTGGAGGACAGCAAAGCAGATCTAATGCTCCCGTGTTTTCGCCGAGACATGTACGAGGAGCCTCTCTCCTCCTACCATAACGCACCGCTCATCTCTCATCTCTTACGAAAAACCATCCACAATAAGCGCTCCATTCTCAACAACAATCAACTGTACATGCCAGCGACCTCCACTGCTAGCTCTAGCATGGCTGAATCAAGATCTTCAGTAACTGAGACTGCTCAAGAAGACTGGAGTAACCTGTCGTCTAAGGACAGCCAGCTGGAATTAATGTCTCCTGGTCACACTTCCAGTGGACTGAGCACTGAACCTGAATGTCCACTGAGCGAGCACGTCCAGGCAAAACGAGCCAGGGTGGAGAACATCATACGAGGCATGGCGAGCTCACCGAATGACAAGTCAcatgcagaaagagagagtgctGAGAATGAAGTTAGCAGGTATGACAGAGAAGTGTACAAAGAGAACAAACGCAAACGGAAGCTTCCTCAGCACCAGGAGCACAACAATGCTGGAATTTCAGCCAAAAACCATGATGCTAATGTAAGCAGAGACGAAGAGTGTCACAAGCTAAGAAAACAGCTCCAGAGCATGCAAAGGCTCTTACATCAACTCCAGGAGAAATTCTTACAGATGTATGACCATGGTAGCTCAAATAGTGAAGAGAAAGGGGAGCAGCAAGATGACCACAAGCTTGACATGAGCATGAATTCTGACCACAGTGGCACGCTTAAACACAACGATAGCATTCAATTAGTTGAAGATTTGAATTTGAGCTCACAAAAAGATCAAAAGAATCTAAAGGAAATGTTAAAATGTGAGCTCTCCAGGGCTATAAATGAAAGTGTTGAAATGGTGTTCACAAAACTCTCTTTAATCCTTGAGGACCAATCACCACAGCTACGCCTGTGTCAGAGTCCGGAGTGCACAAGTATAGAAAAACAAGACCACCACGCCTGCACTATAGAGTCTCCAAACTTTGACAATGCCACAAAACCAAGGCCTGTAGGCTGCTATGAAAGCACACCATCTCATAGTCCAGAGCACCAGACAGAAGCTTTGTCTCTAGTGGTCCAAAAACCTCCATTAAACCCTTTGGGTTCTATAAGCCATTCAGTAAAAAGGCCCTATCCACTCCACCAATCTCCATTTCAGTTCAGTCACAGTGCTCCTCTGCATGACAGTCAAATTTTGGAGCACCTCCTCAAATATGGACCTCATGCTAATTTTAGTGGGATCTCTTGCCTGCCTCCATCTTTGGACAGATCATCCACAGATCCAATGGTTCTTCCTTGGGAAAGCATTGCTATGAGGTCGAAGGTAAGCTCTGGACACCTCGGGCAGCATCATCGCCCTGGAGTTCTGGGCCAAGTGGCAGTAGATGGCCTTTGCCTCCCGCATGTCAAGATGGAGTGTGGAGAACTGCAGAGTATGGCGGAGAGGAGCACCTTCCTGTCACTCAAT ATTCAAGAGGGACTAACACCTAACCATTTGAAGAAAGCCAAACTGATGTTCTTCTACACACGGTACCCAAGTTCAAACATCCTGAAGACCTTTTTCCCAGATGTCAAG TTTAACCGCTGCATCACCTCCCAGCTAATCAAGTGGTTCAGTAACTTCCGGGAGTTCTACTACATTCAGATGGAGAAGTTTGCACGCCAGGCCATCGTGGATGGAGTGAGTGATGTGAAGGACATGTCTGTTACCAGAGACTCTGAAGTCTTCCGTGCTCTTAACATGCACTACAACAAAGCCAACGATTTCCAG